The Hyphomicrobiales bacterium genome has a window encoding:
- a CDS encoding conserved hypothetical protein (Evidence 4 : Unknown function but conserved in other organisms): protein MSSRRFLGVVFVLLMQSLPGSPSARAGRAAVSGCASHDLAAFNLVEKHGEDQSLPAEVVVEAAMKLLDARVACRDGRAAEAIAIYADLNARLAATAGHR from the coding sequence ATGTCCAGCCGACGGTTCCTTGGCGTCGTTTTCGTATTGCTGATGCAGAGCCTGCCCGGCTCTCCCTCCGCTCGCGCGGGGCGCGCGGCGGTTAGCGGTTGCGCCTCGCATGATCTCGCCGCCTTCAACCTGGTCGAGAAGCATGGCGAGGATCAAAGCCTTCCGGCCGAGGTCGTCGTCGAGGCCGCGATGAAGCTTCTCGATGCGCGGGTCGCATGCCGCGACGGCCGGGCTGCCGAGGCGATTGCGATCTATGCTGATCTCAACGCGAGGCTGGCTGCAACAGCCGGCCACCGTTGA
- a CDS encoding conserved hypothetical protein (Evidence 4 : Unknown function but conserved in other organisms), with protein MRLVFDQAFGLDEGSLHDVVAVLSERLRAHPRLRRPLDRVVGNRWAEFEHDLAHFIAALGARTGDHGGGLAALFEAFPELAPEHVADARELFVESALAVLPLHAAASLSDIADQVCDLALRALCPVPSETSSIPLPRRISEAEETLRIGVGLG; from the coding sequence ATGCGACTTGTGTTCGACCAAGCCTTCGGCCTCGACGAGGGCAGTCTGCACGACGTCGTCGCGGTGCTGAGCGAGCGGTTGCGCGCGCATCCCCGCCTGCGCCGCCCACTCGACCGCGTCGTCGGCAACCGCTGGGCCGAATTCGAGCACGACCTCGCGCATTTCATCGCGGCGCTGGGCGCACGCACCGGCGACCACGGTGGCGGCCTGGCCGCGTTGTTCGAGGCGTTTCCGGAACTGGCGCCCGAGCACGTCGCCGATGCGCGCGAACTCTTCGTCGAGTCCGCGCTCGCGGTCCTGCCTCTTCACGCCGCCGCGTCCTTGTCGGACATCGCCGACCAGGTCTGCGATCTGGCCCTGCGAGCATTGTGTCCGGTGCCGAGCGAGACAAGCTCAATCCCACTGCCCCGCCGGATCAGCGAAGCCGAAGAAACCCTGCGGATCGGTGTCGGTCTCGGGTAG
- a CDS encoding Histidine kinase, with protein sequence MKPIDRHDFAHPGLFIRRLGRRLSIKVAAAIAGVAALVLVSAGGMSLWLILGSQMRTVTALHQVQAATAAERILRFVDELESHLRWLIAPSWSSTNEDDRRIDALRTLRALAPVSTLRLLDPQGREQLRVSRLGPDVVASGADLSRTDAYLAAQRQGRHVGPVYFQDGSEPYVTIHLGGASPRQGSVVADVNLKLIWDIVAASRIGEAGRMLLVDDAGRLISHPDISLVLRRADVSALPQVQAALASPPSGDGASLVAGRDLDGQKILSAHARLPSLGWSVVTELPRDEVLAPVYASIRLSIVALLGGLAAALVFGALIARHMLRPIETLTAGAARIGAGALDHRITITGSDELAELGERFNEMAGSLQAERAALEDKVAHRTQELARANQAKSRFLASASHDLRQPLHALSLFVDELHANPTRDRRARLNGKLTEAVGSLNGMFDAILDTSKIEADAIKPALSRFPVAPLCDALRALFAPAAAAKGLELKIGDSDLWVESDASLLQRIVQNLVANAIRYTDKGSITLACSSRDGELTIAVTDTGPGISPDVQTEIFGEFFRAPTPGQSGERGLGLGLFIVASFARLLNHPISLDSAPVRGSTFAIRVPVVPPVTEPLPGANLQCRALFGQGRHAAVLGDAPAARDEIAGLLRSWGFDVREARSPAELESVPVDLLVADDDGMAAGDGITAITAMRNLQPGLRIVVLTGRPEALQPSKACAAIDVLRKPVLPVALRAAVTKAMAAPAAP encoded by the coding sequence GTGAAGCCAATCGATCGGCACGACTTCGCGCATCCCGGACTTTTCATCCGGAGGCTGGGGCGCCGACTGTCGATCAAGGTCGCCGCGGCGATCGCGGGCGTCGCGGCGCTCGTGCTCGTCTCGGCTGGCGGCATGAGCCTCTGGCTCATCCTCGGCTCCCAGATGAGGACGGTGACGGCGCTGCATCAGGTGCAGGCCGCGACGGCGGCCGAGCGCATCCTGCGTTTCGTCGACGAGCTCGAATCGCATCTGCGCTGGCTGATCGCACCGTCATGGTCGAGCACGAATGAGGACGACCGGCGGATCGATGCGCTCAGGACCTTGCGGGCGCTGGCGCCCGTCAGCACGCTGCGCCTGCTCGACCCGCAAGGCCGGGAGCAATTGCGCGTGTCGCGCCTGGGCCCGGATGTGGTGGCCTCGGGCGCCGATCTCAGCCGGACGGATGCCTATCTGGCCGCACAGCGGCAGGGGCGCCATGTCGGCCCGGTCTATTTCCAGGACGGTTCCGAGCCCTATGTCACCATCCATCTCGGCGGTGCCTCCCCCCGGCAGGGCAGCGTGGTGGCTGACGTCAATCTCAAGCTGATCTGGGACATCGTCGCGGCAAGCCGCATCGGCGAAGCCGGCCGCATGCTGCTGGTGGACGATGCAGGGCGCCTGATCTCGCATCCCGATATCAGCCTCGTCCTGCGGCGCGCCGACGTCTCGGCCCTGCCGCAGGTTCAGGCCGCGCTGGCATCGCCGCCATCCGGTGATGGGGCCTCCCTCGTCGCCGGCCGCGATCTCGACGGGCAGAAGATCCTGTCGGCACATGCCCGGCTGCCGTCGCTCGGCTGGAGTGTCGTCACCGAATTGCCGCGGGACGAGGTGCTGGCGCCGGTCTACGCCTCCATCCGCCTGTCGATCGTCGCCTTGCTGGGCGGCCTCGCGGCGGCGCTCGTCTTCGGTGCCCTGATCGCGCGGCACATGCTTCGGCCGATCGAGACACTGACGGCCGGCGCGGCCCGGATCGGCGCGGGCGCGCTCGACCACCGGATCACGATCACCGGCTCCGACGAGCTCGCGGAACTCGGAGAGCGCTTCAACGAGATGGCCGGCAGCCTCCAGGCCGAGCGGGCGGCGCTCGAAGACAAGGTCGCGCATCGGACGCAGGAACTGGCACGCGCCAACCAGGCCAAGTCGCGCTTCCTGGCCAGCGCCAGCCACGACCTGCGCCAGCCGCTGCACGCCTTGAGCCTCTTCGTCGACGAGTTGCACGCCAATCCGACGAGGGACCGACGCGCACGCCTCAACGGCAAGCTCACCGAGGCCGTCGGCAGCCTCAACGGCATGTTCGATGCGATCCTGGATACCTCGAAGATCGAAGCCGACGCGATCAAGCCTGCCTTGTCCCGCTTTCCTGTCGCCCCGCTTTGCGACGCCCTGCGCGCGCTCTTCGCTCCGGCAGCCGCGGCCAAGGGCCTGGAGCTGAAGATCGGCGACAGCGACCTCTGGGTCGAGAGCGATGCCTCGCTCCTGCAACGGATCGTGCAGAACCTGGTGGCGAATGCGATCCGCTATACAGACAAGGGCAGCATCACTCTCGCCTGCAGCAGCCGCGACGGTGAGTTGACGATCGCGGTCACGGATACCGGCCCAGGCATTTCCCCGGACGTGCAAACCGAGATCTTCGGGGAGTTCTTCCGGGCGCCGACACCCGGCCAGAGCGGCGAACGCGGGCTTGGACTCGGGCTCTTCATTGTGGCGAGCTTTGCCCGCCTGCTGAACCATCCGATCAGCCTGGATTCGGCGCCGGTTCGCGGCTCCACCTTCGCGATACGGGTACCCGTCGTTCCGCCGGTCACCGAGCCGCTGCCGGGGGCCAATCTCCAGTGCCGTGCCCTCTTCGGCCAGGGGCGCCATGCGGCGGTGCTCGGCGACGCCCCCGCAGCGCGGGATGAGATCGCCGGCTTGCTCCGATCGTGGGGTTTCGATGTCCGCGAGGCGAGATCGCCGGCCGAGCTGGAGAGCGTCCCTGTAGATCTCCTCGTCGCCGATGACGACGGCATGGCCGCAGGCGACGGGATTACGGCCATCACGGCGATGCGGAACCTACAACCTGGCTTGCGGATCGTCGTGCTGACAGGGCGACCGGAAGCCCTCCAGCCGAGCAAAGCCTGCGCCGCCATCGACGTGCTGCGCAAACCCGTGCTGCCAGTCGCCCTGCGCGCCGCCGTCACAAAGGCGATGGCCGCACCTGCGGCGCCGTAA
- a CDS encoding hypothetical protein (Evidence 5 : Unknown function), which produces MCDLEPVWDLASDHGRIRTPGRSRLDDGGSLRRQRSCLHCNHRPDLGKAAAGAKTINRMRWRGELIRSSAAPAREAECLRKLADIFHEQGGLGSGRLRHVLDHGRHALASLNQQHIGRLEILLRRCGVRGREPFIGFGRLSDHPHDGPAGEIANPFPNAHPRSPERPVGGFLPISSRRRS; this is translated from the coding sequence ATGTGCGACCTGGAGCCTGTTTGGGATCTCGCATCTGACCACGGTCGTATACGCACTCCTGGCCGTTCACGATTGGACGATGGCGGCAGTCTTCGGAGGCAACGCTCTTGCCTGCACTGTAATCATCGGCCTGACCTTGGCAAAGCGGCGGCGGGAGCAAAGACAATCAACCGCATGCGCTGGCGTGGCGAATTGATCCGGTCCAGTGCTGCGCCGGCGCGCGAGGCCGAGTGCCTGCGCAAGCTCGCGGACATCTTCCACGAACAGGGTGGCCTGGGATCAGGTCGATTGCGTCATGTACTTGATCACGGTCGACACGCGCTGGCTTCCCTCAATCAGCAGCACATCGGCCGGCTGGAGATTCTGTTGCGGCGCTGCGGGGTCCGAGGGCGTGAACCGTTCATAGGCTTTGGCAGACTTAGCGATCACCCGCATGATGGCCCGGCCGGAGAGATCGCGAATCCGTTCCCGAACGCTCATCCTCGGTCTCCAGAACGGCCGGTGGGAGGATTTTTGCCGATCAGCAGCCGCCGGCGATCATGA
- a CDS encoding hypothetical protein (Evidence 5 : Unknown function): protein MSAPAPPRHHGVFTSKDKSLSVKPPAHDMPADGTCV, encoded by the coding sequence GTGTCGGCACCGGCGCCGCCACGCCATCATGGCGTTTTCACCAGCAAGGACAAAAGCTTATCGGTCAAGCCGCCTGCCCATGACATGCCTGCCGACGGCACCTGCGTATAA
- a CDS encoding putative ABC transport system substrate-binding protein (Evidence 3 : Putative function from multiple computational evidences), giving the protein MRNRRELLVMTACAVASRSIAATPGRPRRIGWLTAQAAASLVPYLEALRQGLVEQKLVPGDGIEILYRYGDDRMDRVPALARELVESGVELLMVQGAAIPDVLKLGLPVPIIFVTSADPIAAGFAKSLSQPSGNCTGVTFMAFELLGKRLELLKEIIPKLNRVAVLGNPHHAGSDIERASSEEAGHRLGVAIDFITTPNSDAMLAARADLARLRPDAISLLPDGFAIAHRKAIMAVANAERIPVISGWPVFAQAGALCTYGPRLSQIYRRVAFYVARILAGAKPGDLPVERPAQFELILNQTAARSFNLTFSRAILARADEVIE; this is encoded by the coding sequence ATGCGCAATCGACGCGAACTCTTGGTCATGACGGCTTGTGCTGTGGCCTCCCGAAGCATTGCGGCGACGCCAGGTCGGCCCAGGCGCATCGGCTGGCTGACGGCCCAGGCGGCGGCGAGCCTCGTGCCTTATCTCGAAGCATTGCGGCAGGGGCTCGTCGAGCAGAAGCTCGTTCCCGGAGACGGCATCGAGATCCTCTATCGCTATGGCGACGACAGGATGGATCGTGTTCCCGCACTGGCGCGGGAACTCGTCGAGAGCGGTGTCGAGCTCCTGATGGTGCAGGGCGCGGCGATTCCGGACGTGCTCAAGCTGGGTCTGCCCGTGCCGATCATTTTCGTCACCAGCGCCGATCCGATCGCCGCCGGCTTCGCGAAAAGCCTCTCCCAGCCGTCGGGCAACTGTACCGGCGTCACCTTCATGGCTTTCGAGCTGCTCGGGAAACGGCTGGAGCTGCTGAAGGAGATCATCCCGAAACTGAATCGCGTCGCCGTGCTCGGCAACCCGCATCACGCGGGCTCCGACATCGAGCGCGCCTCCTCCGAAGAGGCCGGGCATCGCCTCGGGGTCGCCATCGATTTCATCACCACGCCGAACAGCGATGCGATGCTGGCGGCGCGGGCCGATCTCGCTCGTCTTCGGCCGGACGCGATCTCGCTCCTGCCCGACGGCTTCGCCATCGCGCATCGCAAGGCGATCATGGCGGTCGCGAACGCGGAGCGCATTCCCGTCATCTCCGGCTGGCCGGTCTTCGCCCAGGCCGGCGCGCTCTGCACCTACGGGCCGCGGCTGTCCCAGATCTATCGTCGCGTCGCGTTTTACGTGGCGCGCATCCTCGCCGGCGCCAAGCCGGGCGACCTGCCGGTCGAGCGCCCGGCGCAGTTCGAACTCATCCTGAACCAGACGGCGGCCCGCTCCTTCAACCTCACCTTCTCGCGGGCGATCCTGGCCCGTGCCGACGAGGTGATCGAGTGA
- the nsrR gene encoding HTH-type transcriptional regulator NsrR, which produces MRLTRFSDYSLRVLMYAASRGERLITIEETAATYRISRTHLMKVCHQLTRAGFLRAIRGRSGGLVLARAPSEIGIGEVLRLTEPDFTLVECFGGGKDCVIAPRCRLQGVLHEALAAFLATVDRYTLADLMLNPADFSLAPAA; this is translated from the coding sequence ATGCGACTGACGCGATTTTCCGATTATTCACTCCGGGTCCTGATGTATGCGGCAAGTCGGGGTGAACGCCTGATCACGATCGAGGAGACGGCTGCGACCTACCGGATCTCGCGCACGCATCTGATGAAGGTCTGCCATCAGCTCACCAGGGCCGGTTTCCTCCGGGCTATCCGCGGTCGCTCCGGCGGGCTCGTCTTGGCCAGAGCGCCGTCCGAGATCGGAATCGGCGAGGTCCTGCGCCTGACGGAACCGGATTTCACGCTGGTCGAGTGCTTCGGCGGTGGCAAGGACTGTGTGATCGCGCCGCGCTGCCGGCTCCAGGGCGTTCTTCACGAGGCGCTAGCCGCCTTCCTTGCGACGGTCGATCGCTACACCCTGGCCGATCTGATGCTGAACCCGGCGGATTTCAGCCTCGCGCCGGCGGCTTGA
- a CDS encoding Cysteine synthase A — MENRLGKGEVATARNWVDRAIAAIEADQRRSADTHLWKLDVPALTGIDLYLKDESTHPTGSLKHRLARSLFLYALCNGHIREGTAVVEASSGSTAVSEAYFARMIGVPFFAVMPRSTSPEKIAAIEHYGGLCHFIDDGERIYAESAELAARLSGHFMDQFTHAERATDWRGNNNIAESIFQQLASELHPIPSWVVMSAGTGGTTATIGRYIRYKRHATQLSVADVERSAFFEGFSTRNLGCRCDRPSRIEGIGRPRVEPSFVPGVIDTMLRVPDAVSLAAMRVLSRRLGRRVGGSTGTNFAAMCFHAARMARAGEAGSLVTLICDSGDRYSNSYYDDAWLEANELDPAPFEPAIEAFLQGAGLDLDLAECHG, encoded by the coding sequence ATGGAAAACAGATTGGGCAAGGGCGAGGTAGCGACCGCCCGGAACTGGGTCGACCGCGCAATTGCCGCGATCGAGGCAGACCAACGTCGCTCCGCCGACACGCATCTGTGGAAGCTGGACGTGCCGGCACTGACGGGGATCGACCTGTACCTGAAGGATGAATCGACGCATCCGACCGGCAGCCTGAAGCACCGGCTGGCGCGTTCATTGTTCCTCTATGCGCTTTGCAACGGTCATATCCGCGAGGGCACGGCGGTGGTCGAGGCCTCGTCCGGCTCGACGGCGGTGTCGGAGGCGTATTTCGCACGCATGATCGGCGTCCCCTTTTTCGCCGTCATGCCGCGCTCCACCTCGCCCGAAAAGATCGCCGCGATCGAGCATTACGGCGGCCTGTGCCACTTCATCGACGATGGCGAACGGATCTATGCCGAATCCGCCGAATTGGCGGCGCGCCTGTCCGGGCATTTCATGGATCAGTTCACCCATGCCGAGCGGGCGACCGATTGGCGCGGCAACAACAACATCGCCGAGTCCATATTCCAGCAACTGGCGAGCGAGCTCCACCCGATCCCGTCCTGGGTTGTGATGAGCGCGGGAACCGGCGGCACCACCGCGACGATCGGCCGCTACATCCGCTACAAGCGCCACGCGACGCAGCTTTCCGTGGCCGATGTCGAGCGCTCCGCCTTCTTCGAGGGTTTCTCCACGCGCAATCTCGGCTGTCGCTGCGATCGCCCCTCGCGCATCGAAGGCATCGGAAGGCCGCGTGTGGAACCCTCCTTCGTGCCGGGTGTGATCGACACCATGCTGCGCGTGCCGGATGCCGTCTCGCTGGCGGCGATGCGGGTGCTCTCGCGTCGGCTCGGGCGGCGCGTCGGCGGTTCGACCGGCACGAATTTCGCCGCGATGTGCTTCCATGCGGCTCGCATGGCGAGAGCGGGCGAGGCGGGATCGCTGGTGACGTTGATCTGCGACTCCGGCGACCGCTATTCCAACAGTTACTACGACGATGCTTGGCTGGAAGCGAACGAGCTCGATCCCGCGCCGTTCGAGCCCGCCATCGAGGCTTTCCTACAGGGCGCGGGGCTCGACCTCGATCTCGCGGAATGCCACGGCTGA
- a CDS encoding putative Protein GlcG (Evidence 3 : Putative function from multiple computational evidences), whose translation MKMTSLIALAAFCLPATAQAQAPQMEKNVSMAMAQAIIAGAVEECAKSSFRISVVVVDKAGQLSAALRGDGTAPHTVEFARMKAYTARTRNQTSLEFAAATATGDAAALRQIPSVIAIGGGVPIKAGTETIGAVGVSGAPGGDKDETCAKAGIARVAAALN comes from the coding sequence ATGAAGATGACATCGTTGATCGCACTCGCCGCCTTCTGCCTGCCGGCGACGGCCCAGGCGCAAGCGCCCCAGATGGAAAAGAACGTCTCGATGGCCATGGCGCAGGCCATCATTGCCGGCGCCGTCGAGGAATGCGCCAAGTCCTCGTTCCGCATCAGCGTGGTCGTCGTCGACAAGGCGGGGCAGCTTTCCGCCGCGTTGCGCGGCGACGGCACCGCGCCGCACACCGTCGAGTTCGCCCGCATGAAGGCCTACACGGCCCGGACCCGCAATCAGACATCGCTGGAGTTCGCCGCGGCGACGGCCACAGGCGACGCCGCCGCCCTGCGCCAGATTCCGAGCGTCATCGCGATCGGCGGTGGCGTGCCGATCAAGGCCGGCACCGAAACGATCGGCGCTGTCGGGGTCTCCGGGGCGCCCGGCGGCGACAAGGATGAGACCTGCGCCAAGGCCGGCATCGCCAGGGTCGCGGCAGCGCTCAACTGA
- a CDS encoding Hva1_TUDOR domain-containing protein — MDKFKVGDHVRWNSEAGMVSGRIIRVHHADFDYKGHRHRASQEEPQYEIRSDRSEHIAAHKDAALTKIG; from the coding sequence ATGGACAAGTTCAAGGTCGGCGATCACGTCCGCTGGAATTCCGAGGCCGGAATGGTGAGCGGCAGGATCATCAGGGTCCATCACGCCGATTTCGACTACAAGGGCCACCGGCATCGCGCGTCGCAGGAGGAGCCGCAATACGAAATCAGGAGCGACAGGAGCGAGCATATCGCAGCTCATAAGGACGCCGCCCTGACGAAGATCGGCTGA
- a CDS encoding conserved hypothetical protein (Evidence 4 : Unknown function but conserved in other organisms), which produces MQIVETVRQWWRVQSYLRKLEALGPAAMAELARDNAIPEADLRQLVSRSETDSALLPRLLKRLGIDPEQLAQRQAGVLRDMTIVCAGCAMTRRCRSDLSQQDAPLRHGRYCPNTETIRVLRQGSETGARPRGF; this is translated from the coding sequence ATGCAGATCGTCGAAACGGTTCGCCAGTGGTGGCGTGTTCAATCCTACCTGCGAAAGCTCGAAGCGCTCGGCCCGGCGGCGATGGCCGAACTAGCCCGGGACAATGCCATTCCCGAGGCCGACCTGCGCCAGCTCGTATCTCGCAGCGAGACAGACTCTGCCCTCCTTCCCCGACTGCTCAAGCGCCTGGGGATCGACCCCGAACAACTGGCGCAGAGGCAAGCAGGCGTGCTGAGGGATATGACGATCGTTTGCGCGGGGTGCGCGATGACGCGTCGATGCCGCAGCGACCTCAGCCAGCAAGACGCTCCCCTGCGCCACGGGCGGTATTGCCCGAACACGGAGACCATCAGGGTGCTGCGCCAGGGTTCCGAGACGGGCGCGCGACCACGCGGATTCTGA
- a CDS encoding hypothetical protein (Evidence 5 : Unknown function): MSVRERIRDLSGRAIMRVIAKSAKAYERFTPSDPAAPQQNLQPADVLLIEGSQRVSTVIKYMTQST, translated from the coding sequence ATGAGCGTTCGGGAACGGATTCGCGATCTCTCCGGCCGGGCCATCATGCGGGTGATCGCTAAGTCTGCCAAAGCCTATGAACGGTTCACGCCCTCGGACCCCGCAGCGCCGCAACAGAATCTCCAGCCGGCCGATGTGCTGCTGATTGAGGGAAGCCAGCGCGTGTCGACCGTGATCAAGTACATGACGCAATCGACCTGA
- a CDS encoding conserved hypothetical protein (Evidence 4 : Unknown function but conserved in other organisms), protein MIGRPRDAAGTDSTLVPMLIWGLVLVVVGMAFVMLFV, encoded by the coding sequence ATGATCGGCCGACCGCGTGACGCAGCCGGCACCGACAGCACGTTGGTGCCGATGCTGATATGGGGACTTGTTCTGGTCGTTGTCGGAATGGCTTTCGTCATGCTGTTCGTGTAG
- a CDS encoding conserved hypothetical protein (Evidence 4 : Unknown function but conserved in other organisms), producing MTAAELATAAFTLCNAVRALAYLPQILRIIQDPDGALAISCATWSLFGISHLTTVVYALLAVHDWTMAAVFGGNALACTVIIGLTLAKRRREQRQSTACAGVAN from the coding sequence ATGACAGCGGCTGAACTGGCGACAGCCGCGTTTACGCTGTGCAACGCCGTCCGTGCTCTCGCCTATCTGCCGCAGATACTGCGTATCATCCAGGACCCTGATGGCGCGCTGGCTATTTCATGTGCGACCTGGAGCCTGTTTGGGATCTCGCATCTGACCACGGTCGTATACGCACTCCTGGCCGTTCACGATTGGACGATGGCGGCAGTCTTCGGAGGCAACGCTCTTGCCTGCACTGTAATCATCGGCCTGACCTTGGCAAAGCGGCGGCGGGAGCAAAGACAATCAACCGCATGCGCTGGCGTGGCGAATTGA
- a CDS encoding conserved hypothetical protein (Evidence 4 : Unknown function but conserved in other organisms) — translation MISYLQAARELDLRWSFSLQFLPPTPTLYSNSEYAEARGIARAEVDLFMRYAKEIAAGNELHLNLLVDLYDLTLVHGLSWNDGSGHAASDRPRAG, via the coding sequence ATGATCTCGTATCTGCAAGCGGCCCGCGAGCTCGACTTGCGCTGGTCGTTCTCGCTGCAGTTTCTGCCTCCAACGCCCACCCTGTACAGCAACAGCGAATACGCCGAGGCGCGCGGGATCGCTAGGGCGGAAGTCGATCTTTTCATGCGCTATGCCAAAGAGATCGCAGCGGGCAATGAACTACACCTCAACCTACTGGTCGATCTGTATGACCTGACGCTGGTCCACGGTCTGAGTTGGAACGACGGTTCCGGCCATGCTGCGAGCGATCGTCCCCGTGCCGGTTGA
- a CDS encoding conserved hypothetical protein (Evidence 4 : Unknown function but conserved in other organisms) → MVSLSSPRSRLRRFGKAGRIAACFLGFLSVPDLSFAQGVQDACPKGYSIFQTVCLNEATGDVVNQSRKSGAGGVPSPVSSPDKAPAPVKSGG, encoded by the coding sequence ATGGTCTCCTTATCAAGCCCGCGCAGCAGGCTTCGGCGCTTCGGAAAAGCCGGCCGTATCGCTGCGTGCTTTCTCGGCTTCCTGTCCGTGCCGGACCTCTCTTTCGCGCAAGGCGTCCAGGACGCCTGCCCCAAGGGATATTCGATCTTCCAGACGGTATGCCTGAACGAAGCGACGGGCGACGTGGTCAATCAGTCCCGCAAGAGCGGGGCCGGAGGCGTTCCATCGCCGGTTTCCAGTCCGGACAAGGCGCCCGCTCCCGTCAAATCCGGTGGCTGA
- a CDS encoding Amino acid ABC transporter substrate-binding protein (PAAT family), which translates to MSEDDIMKTGIAGALVMGLWAAMPAAQAQTLVKVGITPAGQPASGLNQETKAPEGFAVEIMQAVGADAGLSLQFQAMPFGELQQALIERRIDAIAGSFGITPERQKAVDFTHPYGSYRDVLIVKASNTAAFKSVADLKGMKIATSRGSSYVKPLEDAGAEISLSATPPESIAKLQAGSVEGIIDNGLQANFLLRMSGNTGLRTVAGYQPILVGHLAFAVRKGDADLLMKIDRSLSKLEAAGAVAAIKTKWGLD; encoded by the coding sequence GTGAGCGAGGACGACATCATGAAGACGGGGATCGCAGGGGCTCTCGTGATGGGCCTTTGGGCCGCAATGCCGGCCGCCCAGGCCCAGACGCTGGTCAAGGTCGGCATTACGCCGGCCGGCCAGCCCGCATCCGGTCTGAACCAGGAGACCAAGGCGCCCGAGGGCTTCGCCGTCGAGATCATGCAAGCTGTCGGCGCCGATGCCGGCCTCAGCCTGCAGTTCCAGGCGATGCCTTTCGGTGAATTGCAGCAGGCGCTGATCGAGCGAAGGATCGATGCCATCGCTGGATCCTTCGGCATCACGCCCGAGCGTCAGAAGGCCGTCGACTTCACCCATCCCTATGGCAGCTATCGCGACGTCCTGATCGTGAAGGCATCGAACACCGCTGCCTTCAAGTCCGTCGCCGATCTCAAGGGGATGAAGATCGCGACGTCGCGCGGCAGTTCCTATGTCAAGCCGCTGGAGGATGCCGGTGCCGAGATCTCGCTCTCGGCCACGCCGCCGGAATCGATCGCCAAGCTCCAGGCCGGCAGCGTCGAGGGCATCATCGACAACGGGCTGCAGGCGAACTTCCTGCTGCGGATGAGCGGCAATACCGGTCTGCGCACGGTCGCGGGCTACCAGCCCATCCTCGTCGGCCATCTCGCCTTCGCGGTCCGCAAGGGCGATGCCGACCTGCTGATGAAGATCGACCGCTCGCTGTCCAAGCTGGAGGCGGCCGGCGCCGTCGCTGCCATCAAGACGAAATGGGGCCTCGACTGA